In Colletotrichum higginsianum IMI 349063 chromosome 1, whole genome shotgun sequence, one genomic interval encodes:
- a CDS encoding metallopeptidase — MAPSILNFRALRRRSKSSFKTDRSNTDVSSDASNATTPTPTSGASTPPSIAQNSDPSLNLQLKDSNHPQARPPLQAVPNSHRQSVSGMTGLGSPVVNGKSTLPVSPYAPRIANITENAWVYQKVLLVHGTIGDPSHHSVDGNLSVTRLDDGFPPTSWPVADSHFKALVYLQPGPNKIRFDFSSPKLPNSSSSNPIHASHLTVHMLPANNSPPLQLAIVVAKDSPETFDAVPARIEREGNGLETAVRKFRMAAYLWQAFTAEQMWRNKLGRRVFRFEEEWVPGTSNQRDRDNGTLRSEARIHIIRSDKTVAEIRDLELAQQNEEASMKGDLHGIAAEAINQYFKPLGGQKQYVSVLMLDTQWGTETKVVRGHTALGGNTGGSLQLAIFGSHCLQSYPTSFEEVVPAFTDCTPTDLDCVADSCNQAGSSWETANVGIGAHLHEIGHLFGCPHQEDGVMLRDYLTLNRSFVTREAYCTRTKSKGGLVLQADECGWHRLDCLRFRTHPCFRLPNDPPMNADDSVHAFPVESGNVVVMAATGIAFIELLADDDDFCRQWIEYPIENGPVQRQLTLNDRELRERLPENKRKGRLRVSVKSHGGGALDIDNFKKLCSKESSFKLTPGPLGKTAYRGKALGNSAMQGAVSQEVVFDSAVKQSLVLSRVILYHENAVNGIEFVYDDDSTQLFGKRGGKEGGDTFEFDIRRGEYISGFYVRSGSWIEAIQILTSLGRRSPVYGNAHGGSAHTLIPPRGYTICGVAGSCGACVDGFSILIVR, encoded by the exons ATGGCACCCTCTATCCTGAACTTCAGAGCTCTCCGTCGCCGTTCGAAATCCAGCTTCAAAACCGACCGCTCAAATACCGATGTTTCCAGCGATGCCAGTAACGCAACCACTCCGACCCCTACAAGCGGCGCCTCAACACCCCCCTCCATCGCCCAAAACTCCGACCCTTCTCTCAATCTCCAATTGAAGGATTCCAACCATCCTCAGGCGCGCCCGCCTCTACAGGCGGTGCCCAATTCCCACCGACAAAGCGTGTCTGGCATGACTGGTCTTGGCTCTCCCGTTGTTAATGGCAAGTCGACATTGCCCGTCTCGCCGTATGCGCCGCGAATTGCCAACATCACCGAAAACGCTTGG GTTTACCAAAAGGTTCTTCTAGTACATGGGACGATCGGCGACCCTTCGCATCACTCCGTCGACGGCAACCTTTCCGTAACTCGCCTTGACGATGGCTTTCCGCCAACCTCGTGGCCCGTGGCCGACTCCCACTTCAAGGCCCTAGTTTACCTGCAGCCGGGACCCAACAAAATTCGCTTCGACTTTTCGAGCCCGAAGCTCCCCAACAGCTCTTCTTCAAACCCAATCCATGCTTCACATCTTACGGTTCACATGCTGCCAGCCAATAATTCACCTCCTTTGCAGCTCGCTATCGTGGTTGCCAAGGACTCTCCTGAGACCTTTGACGCAGTCCCTGCTCGGATCGAGCGTGAAGGCAACGGGTTGGAGACGGCAGTACGCAAGTTCCGCATGGCCGCCTATCTATGGCAGGCTTTCACAGCCGAGCAAATGTGGCGTAACAAACTTGGACGTCGCGTGTTCAGGTTTGAGGAGGAATGGGTCCCTGGCACTTCGAATCAGCGGGATCGCGACAACGGAACCTTGCGCTCCGAGGCCAGAATACACATCATCAGGTCGGATAAGACGGTTGCCGAAATTCGAGATCTCGAGTTGGCGCAGCAAAACGAGGAGGCCAGCATGAAGGGAGACCTCCACGGAATCGCTGCCGAAGCAATCAATCAATACTTCAAGCCTCTTGGCGGCCAGAAGCAGTACGTTTCCGTGCTGATGCTCGATACACAATGGGGCACGGAGACCAAGGTCGTAAGAGGGCATACAGCACTGGGAGGGAATACTGGCGGCAGTCTGCAGTTGGCTATATTTGGATCGCATTGTTTGCAGAGCTACCCGACGAGTTTCGAGGAAGTCGTCCCCGCATTTACGGACTGCACTCCGACAGACCTCGACTGCGTCGCGGACAGTTGCAACCAGGCAGGCAGCTCGTGGGAAACAGCCAACGTTGGAATTGGTGCTCACTTGCACGAGATCGGTCATCTGTTCGGATGCCCTCACCAGGAGGACGGCGTCATGCTCCGCGACTACTTAACACTAAACCGCAGCTTTGTGACCCGAGAAGCTTACTGCACCAGGACCAAGTCGAAAGGAGGGTTGGTCCTGCAGGCTGACGAGTGTGGCTGGCACCGATTGGACTGCTTGCGCTTCCGCACCCATCCGTGCTTCAGGTTGCCGAACGACCCTCCAATGAACGCCGATGACAGCGTGCATGCATTTCCAGTGGAGAGTGGAAATGTGGttgtgatggcggcgacagGCATTGCCTTTATTGAGCTTCttgccgacgatgatgactTTTGCCGACAGTGGATCGAATATCCCATCGAGAACGGCCCAGTTCAACGTCAACTTACCTTGAACGATCGCGAGCTGCGAGAGAGGCTCCCGGAGAACAAGCGTAAGGGACGACTCCGGGTTTCGGTCAAATCACACGGCGGTGGTGCATTGGACATTGACAATTTCAAAAAGCTTTGTTCCAAGGAATCGTCGTTCAAGCTGACGCCTGGTCCGCTTGGCAAGACAGCCTACCGAGGGAAAGCTCTCGGGAACTCCGCCATGCAGGGCGCTGTTTCACAAGAGGTTGTCTTTGATAGTGCCGTCAAGCAGAGCCTGGTGCTGTCGCGGGTAATCTTATATCACGAAAATGCCGTGAACGGCATTGAATTCGTCTATGACGACGACTCAACACAGTTATTTGGCAAAAGAGGAGGCAAAGAAGGCGGCGACACGTTTGAGTTTG ACATTCGCCGCGGGGAGTATATCTCCGGCTTTTACGTTCGCTCGGGATCCTGGATTGAAGCTATTCAAATTCTTACCAGCCTGGGTAGGAGGTCGCCAGTGTATGGCAATGCCCACGGTGGATCTGC ACATACTTTAATCCCCCCGAGAGGATACACCATCTGTGGTGTAGCAGGCTCTTGCGGCGCCTGTGTTGACGGGTTTTCGATCCTTATTGTCCGATGA